The window GGGTTGACCAGAACCAGTGCTTTCAAGGGATTTTCATCCAGATGTTCCAGAACGCGGGTCGTGTAAGCGCCCACCATACTGCCCAGTGAATTGCCCACGTGAATTTGCCGGGAAAGAGGAATTTCCAGCCCGCGACTGCTTTGGGCGTACAAACTCACCGCCACACCGGATTTGTTCAGGGCGTCCGGGGTGGCGATACCCCCACTGCGGCCAAAACCGGGATAGTCGTAGAGCAACAGGCCCAGTTTTTTTTGCCGAAAGACCTGCATGACATCCTCCAGGTGCATCATGTTACTGCCCCGACCGTGGTGGAGAACGACAGTGGGCCGCCCGGGAGGGGCCGGGATGTGCCAGGCGTGAATTTTCAACGTGTCCAGGGTGGCATCCAGTTTTACCCCGGCTTTGGCCAGGCTTGCCCGGTTTTCCTCCAGAACCTGTCTCATGTTGATGAATCGTTCCTGAACCAACGCCCGCAGGGAGGTGTCTTTCAGGTACATTAAATCCGGCTTTTCCTTGGGTCCGGTTAAAAAGCGGTGCGCTGACATTTTCTCAATGCGGGTGGATAAGGCTTTGGGCAGGGGGACAAAAATCAACGACCACAAACACAGGCCCCCCAGCATTTTCATCCAGTCCACGGCGTACCGCAGGGAGAGCAAGCCGTCGATGGACGCCTTTCGCAGCCATTGGGGCAGTTTTTGCCCGCAACCGGGTGAGACGTTTTGGGTTTGGTCCGAGGAATGGTGAACGCCGCCCTGAACGATGCCCGCCGTGGAGGGCCGTCCAGCGGTCGCCGCCGGATGGGCTGTGGAGGCGTTTGCAGCCGTGCGCTGATGAGCGGCTGTGGGGGTATCCACAGCAGCCCGCTGATGAGAACGATTCCGGGTTCCAGCCTGCGGTGATGAGACAGTAGGGACGGACAATTGACTCACGATGAACACTCAACGATTCAGCCTGTGATGGGGGTAATTACATGAACGCCAAACATGATTTTTAATGCCCGCCCGGGCCGCCTGATTCGGGTGATCCCAGCGATGACAGACTTTTCTGTTCACTTTGGGCGGCCAATTGCTTATAGTGGGTGTACGCTGTTGCGGCGTGAGCTTGATTGTTCCGCGCCTCAGGCCCAGCTCTTCAATAGGCAGTCACTTGTTAATCTTTAGTCAGGGGCATTGTCCGGCGCCATGCGTGAGAAAGAATCTGATAATCCCAAGGCGTGGTCAGACTGGTCGCTTCTGCTGCTGGCCCTTGGGGTTGCCCTGGGGCTGGCCTTGTGGGTGGAACGTCGGGTTTTCAGTGATCCGGCGGCCCTGAATGATGATGTGCGCAATCAAATCTACTGGATGGCCCGTATCGCCGACCCCTCCGCCTTTGGTGAGGATTACATCGCCCGGTATTTCACTCAACCCATGCTTATCTCGCCGGTATTGTGGCTGCTGTACCTGCTGGGCGGGCAATGGCTGACGCCTGCCCAGCTCTCTCAGGTCTTGCCCTTCGGGATGGTGGTGCTGACCACGTTT is drawn from Vampirovibrio chlorellavorus and contains these coding sequences:
- a CDS encoding alpha/beta hydrolase, whose translation is MSQLSVPTVSSPQAGTRNRSHQRAAVDTPTAAHQRTAANASTAHPAATAGRPSTAGIVQGGVHHSSDQTQNVSPGCGQKLPQWLRKASIDGLLSLRYAVDWMKMLGGLCLWSLIFVPLPKALSTRIEKMSAHRFLTGPKEKPDLMYLKDTSLRALVQERFINMRQVLEENRASLAKAGVKLDATLDTLKIHAWHIPAPPGRPTVVLHHGRGSNMMHLEDVMQVFRQKKLGLLLYDYPGFGRSGGIATPDALNKSGVAVSLYAQSSRGLEIPLSRQIHVGNSLGSMVGAYTTRVLEHLDENPLKALVLVNPLPSFKQVFVHIRDRLKLGWLLNEKRIRVDMDGATPLRQLTKTPVHFVRGRNDKYIPVQQVEEMFETVGSQGARAFYNDSGQKKLTLWNDTHHRLGEKDYHQLARYVDDEVVGT